Proteins encoded within one genomic window of Cydia pomonella isolate Wapato2018A chromosome 12, ilCydPomo1, whole genome shotgun sequence:
- the LOC133523270 gene encoding UDP-glycosyltransferase UGT5-like, whose translation MVGGWRCAFIICVCAWYADTARILIVVPTPSISHQVVFRPIAQELAKRHRVVILTTDPAFPDQAPPNLTEIDLHESYTPWIDFVKTASGKRNDLYTQVSAAFGLMLEIFPKQMKSEAVKKVFEKEKQFDLVIAEAWTRPARALSHVFKAPVILMSSLGGMDEQYQLMGAPVNPILYPDFLRTRLYNLTLWEKVTELYNRYLLYRLMMSYQEKEDVMLRDLFGKDTPPLEELKNNVELLMVNIDPVFEGYRPVPPNVIHLGSLNCAPSKDLPLDLKSWMDSSKHGIIYMSFGTNTDPSLLPPERMAIFIRVFEKLSYDVLWKWKEPPAGLPANVRTSAWLPQSDLLRHKKLVLFITQAGLQSTDEALRAGAPLLAFPMLGDQWFNAEQYERLGVGRRMELASLTDEQLRENIEEIIKDQGYRTRSKLLSEEMQDRSESSLERAVWWIERTLRRRPRRRAPAVHVNWLTFIDGEIIAAAFGLIIGVLLALLGLYKVLVGRHVKVKTT comes from the exons ATGGTGGGTGGGTGGCGATGCGCGTTTATTATATGCGTGTGCGCATGGTACGCAGATACTGCACGAATACTCATCGTAGTGCCAACTCCTTCTATTAGCCATCAGGTGGTATTCCGCCCAATAGCTCAGGAGTTAGCAAAGCGTCATCGTGTTGTTATTTTGACTACTGATCCAGCCTTTCCAGATCAGGCCCCGCCGAATCTCACAGAAATTGATCTACACGAATCCTACACTCCATGGATCGACTTCGTTAAAACCGCCTCTGGAAAGCGAAATGATTTATACACACAGGTTTCTGCGGCGTTTGGTCTCATGTTAGAAATATTCCCGAAGCAAATGAAGAGTGAGGCTGTAAAGAAGGTGTTTGAAAAAGAAAAGCAGTTCGATTTAGTGATTGCAGAAGCATGGACAAGGCCGGCGCGGGCATTATCTCACGTCTTCAAAGCGCCTGTTATATTGATGAGTTCTCTTGGAGGAATGGATGAACAATACCAGTTGATGGGTGCTCCTGTCAACCCAATATTGTACCCAGACTTCCTGCGCACGCGTCTGTACAATCTTACATTATGGGAGAAAGTGACAGAGTTATATAACCGATACTTATTATATCGGTTAATGATGTCGTATCAGGAGAAGGAAGATGTGATGCTTCGTGACTTGTTTGGCAAAGATACGCCTCCGTTAGAGGAGTTGAAGAATAATGTGGAGTTGCTGATGGTGAATATAGATCCTGTGTTTGAGGGCTATCGCCCTGTGCCGCCAAATGTCATACATTTGGGAAGCCTTAATTGTGCGCCGTCTAAAGATCTGCCTCTG GACCTAAAATCGTGGATGGACTCATCAAAGCATGGAATCATCTATATGAGTTTCGGAACGAACACGGACCCGTCCCTGCTTCCACCGGAGCGCATGGCGATCTTCATTCGGGTCTTCGAGAAACTATCGTATGATGTGTTATGGAAGTGGAAGGAACCGCCGGCGGGGCTGCCGGCTAATGTGCGGACGTCGGCTTGGCTGCCCCAGTCTGATCTGCTGC GCCACAAGAAACTGGTCCTCTTCATCACCCAAGCAGGACTCCAGTCCACAGACGAGGCCCTCCGCGCTGGTGCGCCTCTTCTAGCTTTCCCTATGCTTGGTGACCAGTGGTTTAATGCTGAGCAATATGAGAGGCTTGGAGTTGGACGAAGGATGGAGTTGGCTTCACTCACTGATGAACAACTACGGGAAAATATTGAGGAGATTATTAAAGACCAAGG CTACCGCACCCGCTCCAAGCTCCTAAGTGAAGAGATGCAAGACCGCTCAGAGTCGTCACTCGAGCGCGCAGTCTGGTGGATCGAGCGCACGTTGCGGCGACGCCCGCGCAGGCGCGCCCCCGCCGTACATGTCAACTGGCTTACGTTCATCGATGGAGAAATAATAGCGGCCGCTTTTGGGTTGATCATTGGTGTGTTGCTGGCGCTTCTAGGGTTATATAAAGTATTAGTTGGACGACACGTGAAAGTTAAAACTACTTAA